One Bos taurus isolate L1 Dominette 01449 registration number 42190680 breed Hereford chromosome 25, ARS-UCD2.0, whole genome shotgun sequence genomic window carries:
- the METTL27 gene encoding methyltransferase-like protein 27 — protein MAEGRSLPEVRALVGASHGITDLAHKLHFYDQWAPNYDQDVAALQYRAPRLAVDCLMQALPGPHHAAPILDAACGTGLVAAELQARGFHQLHGVDGSPGMLDQARARGLYQCLNLCILGQEPLPSAEGTFDAVLMVGALSDGQVPCSAIPELLRVTKPGGLVCLTTRTNPSNLRYKEVLEATLDRLEQAGAWERLVARPVDQWELATSELEVRPGTSDSDGFISGIIYLYRKQAAAQAEGGRPGA, from the exons ATGGCGGAGGGCAGGAGCCTGCCCGAGGTGCGTGCGCTGGTTGGGGCTtcgcatggcatcactgacctggcCCACAAGCTTCACTTCTATGACCAATGGGCTCCGAACTATGACCAG GATGTGGCTGCCCTGCAGTACCGTGCTCCCCGTCTCGCAGTTGACTGCCTCATGCAAGCCCTTCCGGGTCCACACCACGCTGCCCCGATCCTGGACGCGGCCTGTGGTACTGGCCTTGTGGCTGCAGAG CTGCAGGCTCGGGGCTTCCACCAGCTGCATGGGGTGGATGGAAGCCCAGGGATGTTGGATCAGGCCCGGGCCCGCGGCCTCTACCAGTGCCTCAACCTCTGCATCCTGGGCCAGGAGCCACTACCCAGCGCTGAAG GGACCTTTGACGCGGTGCTGATGGTGGGTGCCCTCAGTGATGGCCAGGTGCCCTGCAGTGCGATACCTGAGCTCCTGCGAGTTACCAAGCCAG GTGGGCTGGTGTGTCTGACCACCAGGACCAACCCATCTAACCTGCGATACAAAGAGGTGCTGGAGGCTACCCTGGACAGGCTGGAGCAGGCCGGGGCATGGGAACGCCTGGTGGCCCGGCCTGTAGACCAGTGGGAACTGGCCACCTCCGAGCTCGAGGTGAGGCCTGGCACCTCCGACAGTGACGGCTTCATCTCCGGTATCATCTACCTGTACCGGAAGCAGGCGGCAGCCCAGGCTGAGGGAGGGAGGCCCGGTGCCTAG
- the CLDN4 gene encoding claudin-4: MASMGLQVMGIALAVLGWLGAILSCALPMWRVTAFIGSNIVTSQTIWEGLWMNCVVQSTGQMQCKVYDSLLALPQDLQAARALIVICIILAVFGVLLSVVGGKCTNCVDDESSKAKIMIVAGVVFLLAGLLVMVPVSWTANNVIRDFYNPLVASGQKREMGASLYVGWAAAGLLILGGALLCFNCPPRNDKPYSAKYSAARSAPASNYV, from the coding sequence ATGGCTTCCATGGGGCTGCAGGTGATGGGCATCGCGCTGGCCGTGCTGGGCTGGCTGGGCGCCATCCTGAGCTGCGCGCTGCCCATGTGGCGCGTGACGGCCTTCATCGGCAGCAACATCGTCACGTCGCAGACCATCTGGGAGGGCCTATGGATGAACTGCGTGGTGCAGAGCACCGGCCAGATGCAGTGCAAGGTGTACGACTCGCTGCTGGCGCTGCCGCAGGACCTGCAGGCGGCCCGTGCCCTCATCGTCATCTGTATCATCCTGGCCGTGTTTGGCGTGCTGTTGTCGGTGGTGGGCGGCAAGTGCACCAACTGTGTGGATGATGAGAGCTCCAAGGCCAAGATCATGATCGTGGCCGGCGTGGTGTTCCTGCTGGCCGGCCTGCTGGTGATGGTGCCCGTGTCCTGGACGGCTAACAACGTCATCCGCGACTTCTACAACCCCCTGGTGGCCTCGGGCCAGAAGCGGGAGATGGGGGCCTCGCTCTACGTGGGCTGGGCCGCCGCTGGCTTGCTGATCCTTGGGGGGGCCCTGCTCTGCTTCAACTGCCCGCCCCGCAACGACAAGCCCTACTCCGCTAAGTACTCCGCCGCCCGCTCCGCCCCAGCCAGCAACTACGTCTAA